A window of the Pseudomonas sp. B21_DOA genome harbors these coding sequences:
- a CDS encoding sigma 54-interacting transcriptional regulator → MFTQVPQPLVYAEALLAQFASLSRAADSAALLGEFVRGLAELSGCELTQLYLLDATHTCLGMNAECLDGALQPRQAASLPADYNGEQLLQFALCQNRVVCLDDLTGSLHETSFLPAASTPWQSLLCVPLVNQHKSVEGLLLCASRRRTDLQGFADSLGQLGSFVLGQLHLLQRLRQPTAELVTATRSVPSISGYGLIGKSAAMRQTHSLISKVLHSPYTVLLRGETGTGKEVVARAIHDCGPRRSQAFIVQNCAAVPENLLESELFGYRKGAFTGADRDRAGLFDAANGGTLLLDEIGDMPLSLQAKILRVLQEGEIRPLGSNDTHKIDVRIIAATHRDLAALVGEGKFREDLYYRLKQFPIELPALRQREGDILDLARHFAEKTCTFLQRDPVRWSDSALEHLCGYTFPGNVRELKALVERAVLLCEGGELLAEHFSLRLEAMPEDNSGLNLRERLEQVERTLLLDCLRKNDGNQTLAARELGLPRRTLLYRLGRLNINLGDFDG, encoded by the coding sequence ATGTTCACTCAGGTGCCGCAGCCACTGGTCTACGCCGAAGCGTTGCTGGCGCAGTTCGCCAGTCTGTCGCGCGCGGCGGACAGTGCTGCGCTGCTGGGTGAATTCGTCCGTGGGTTGGCCGAGCTGAGCGGCTGCGAACTGACGCAGCTGTACCTGCTCGACGCCACCCACACCTGCCTGGGGATGAACGCCGAGTGCCTCGACGGCGCGCTGCAACCGCGTCAGGCGGCGAGCCTGCCGGCCGATTACAACGGTGAACAACTGCTGCAATTCGCCCTGTGCCAGAACCGCGTGGTGTGCCTCGACGACCTGACCGGCAGCCTGCACGAAACCAGTTTTCTGCCGGCGGCGAGCACGCCGTGGCAGTCGCTGTTGTGCGTGCCGCTGGTCAATCAGCACAAGTCGGTCGAGGGCTTGCTGCTCTGCGCCAGCCGCCGGCGTACTGACCTGCAAGGTTTCGCCGATTCCCTCGGCCAACTCGGCTCGTTCGTGCTCGGCCAACTGCATCTGCTGCAACGCCTGCGTCAGCCAACCGCCGAATTGGTCACGGCTACACGCAGCGTGCCGAGCATCAGCGGCTACGGCCTGATCGGCAAAAGCGCGGCGATGCGCCAGACCCATTCGCTGATCAGCAAAGTCCTGCACAGCCCGTACACCGTTTTGCTGCGGGGCGAAACCGGCACCGGCAAGGAAGTGGTGGCGCGGGCGATCCACGATTGTGGCCCGCGTCGGTCCCAGGCGTTCATCGTGCAGAACTGCGCGGCGGTGCCGGAAAACCTGCTTGAAAGCGAGTTGTTCGGCTATCGCAAGGGCGCTTTCACCGGCGCCGATCGCGACCGCGCCGGTCTGTTCGATGCAGCCAATGGCGGCACGCTGCTGCTCGACGAGATCGGCGACATGCCGCTGTCGTTGCAGGCAAAGATTCTGCGCGTGTTGCAGGAAGGCGAGATTCGTCCGCTGGGTTCCAACGACACGCACAAGATCGACGTGCGCATCATCGCTGCGACGCACCGCGATCTGGCGGCGCTGGTTGGCGAAGGCAAGTTCCGCGAGGACTTGTATTACCGCCTCAAGCAATTCCCGATCGAACTGCCGGCCCTGCGTCAGCGCGAAGGCGACATCCTCGACCTGGCCCGGCATTTCGCCGAGAAGACCTGCACGTTTCTGCAGCGTGATCCGGTGCGCTGGTCGGACTCGGCGCTGGAGCATCTATGCGGTTACACCTTTCCCGGCAACGTTCGCGAACTCAAGGCACTGGTCGAGCGCGCGGTGTTGCTCTGCGAGGGCGGCGAGTTGCTCGCCGAGCATTTTTCCCTGCGCCTGGAAGCGATGCCGGAAGACAACAGCGGCCTGAATCTGCGCGAACGGCTGGAGCAGGTCGAGCGCACATTGCTGCTCGATTGCCTGCGCAAGAACGATGGCAACCAGACCCTCGCGGCCCGCGAACTGGGCCTGCCACGGCGCACGCTGCTGTACCGCCTCGGGCGCCTGAATATCAATTTGGGTGACTTTGATGGTTGA
- the tssG gene encoding type VI secretion system baseplate subunit TssG, whose product MDTTYGPAASALSGLTKVIREYSLFQAVLLVIDRLREAHPHLSEDDLYDQVEFQANPSLGFPRSDVDRVEFFEEHGKMRARMRFNLIGLVGSGSPLPAFYGEQALGDSEDGNPTRNFLDLFHHRLQRLMLPIWRKYRYRASFQSGAIDPFSAQLFALIGLGGDEIRKAKELNWKRLLPYLGLLSLRAHSAALIEAVLRYYFKHEDLVIEQCIERRVEILDEQRNRLGRANSVLGEDLVLGEHVRDRSGKFRIHITELDWQRFHEFLPIGFGYQPLCALVRFTLRDPLDYDIRLVLRQEEIRELRIGEQNACRLGWTSWLGREKADGVVTLGSKIH is encoded by the coding sequence ATGGACACCACGTATGGGCCTGCAGCCTCTGCTTTGAGCGGGCTGACCAAGGTAATACGCGAGTACTCGCTGTTTCAGGCCGTGCTGCTGGTGATCGACCGGCTGCGCGAGGCACACCCGCATCTGAGCGAAGACGATCTGTACGATCAGGTCGAGTTTCAGGCCAACCCGAGCCTGGGCTTTCCGCGCAGCGACGTCGATCGCGTGGAGTTTTTCGAAGAGCACGGCAAGATGCGCGCGCGCATGCGTTTCAACCTGATCGGTCTGGTCGGCTCCGGTTCGCCGCTGCCGGCGTTCTACGGCGAACAGGCTCTGGGCGACAGCGAAGACGGCAACCCGACGCGCAATTTTCTCGATCTGTTCCACCATCGCCTGCAACGGCTGATGCTGCCGATCTGGCGCAAGTACCGTTACCGCGCGAGCTTCCAGAGCGGCGCGATCGACCCGTTCTCGGCGCAACTTTTTGCGCTGATCGGCCTGGGCGGCGACGAGATCCGCAAGGCCAAGGAACTCAACTGGAAACGCCTGCTGCCGTACCTCGGCCTGCTCAGTTTGCGAGCGCACTCGGCGGCGTTGATCGAAGCCGTGCTGCGTTACTACTTCAAACACGAAGACCTGGTCATCGAGCAGTGCATCGAGCGCCGCGTGGAAATTCTCGACGAGCAGCGCAATCGTTTGGGCCGCGCCAACAGCGTACTCGGCGAAGACCTGGTGCTGGGCGAACACGTGCGCGATCGCAGCGGCAAATTCCGCATTCACATCACCGAACTCGACTGGCAGCGATTCCATGAATTCCTGCCGATCGGTTTCGGCTACCAGCCGCTCTGCGCGCTGGTGCGGTTCACCTTGCGTGACCCGCTCGATTACGACATTCGCCTGGTCCTGCGCCAGGAAGAAATCCGCGAGCTGCGCATCGGTGAGCAGAACGCCTGTCGCCTCGGTTGGACCAGTTGGCTGGGCCGCGAAAAAGCGGACGGCGTGGTGACCCTGGGCAGCAAAATTCATTAA
- a CDS encoding PAAR domain-containing protein encodes MSGKPAARVSDPTACPLPGHGTNPIAAGSGDVFFDGLAAARQGDASACGGALVGDLATTVLINGKPAATVGSVGSHGNKVTAGSGTVIIGNTHTPAPFVPPLPLIIPGFDAQFQLKNGLGNPLADTKYLLRRADGSLESGITNELGLTHRVKAHTASEKIEVFIES; translated from the coding sequence ATGTCTGGCAAACCCGCAGCACGCGTATCCGACCCCACCGCTTGCCCACTTCCAGGCCACGGTACCAACCCGATCGCCGCCGGCTCCGGCGACGTTTTCTTCGACGGCCTCGCGGCCGCCCGCCAAGGCGATGCCTCTGCGTGTGGTGGTGCGCTGGTCGGCGATCTGGCGACCACGGTCTTGATCAATGGCAAACCGGCCGCCACGGTCGGCTCCGTTGGATCTCACGGGAACAAGGTTACGGCTGGGTCCGGGACGGTGATCATTGGCAATACGCATACGCCAGCGCCGTTTGTGCCGCCGTTGCCTTTGATCATTCCGGGCTTTGATGCTCAATTCCAACTCAAAAACGGCCTTGGGAACCCGCTAGCGGATACCAAGTACTTACTACGCCGAGCGGATGGATCTCTCGAAAGCGGAATCACCAATGAGTTGGGTCTGACTCACCGCGTGAAGGCACACACAGCCTCCGAAAAAATTGAAGTTTTTATTGAGAGCTGA
- the tssE gene encoding type VI secretion system baseplate subunit TssE, whose protein sequence is MDGYGSLFERLNGDAQLRKGNSLEACAMASVAAHLAKMLSTRAGSVQTLADYGLPDLNDMRLSLHDSLSQARLAIENFIEAYEPRLSNVRVISLPRDHDQLRLAFSIEGLLEVEGFKRQVSFSARLDGSGQVKVT, encoded by the coding sequence ATGGACGGATACGGCAGCCTGTTCGAACGCCTCAACGGCGACGCACAACTACGCAAGGGCAACAGCCTTGAGGCTTGTGCCATGGCGTCAGTGGCTGCCCATCTGGCCAAAATGCTCAGCACCCGGGCCGGCAGCGTGCAAACGCTGGCCGACTACGGGTTGCCCGATCTCAATGACATGCGCCTGAGCCTGCACGACTCCCTGAGTCAGGCCCGCCTGGCCATCGAAAACTTCATCGAAGCCTACGAGCCACGCCTGAGCAATGTGCGTGTCATTTCCCTGCCGCGTGACCACGATCAACTGCGCCTGGCCTTCAGTATCGAAGGCCTGCTGGAAGTTGAAGGGTTCAAGCGTCAGGTCAGTTTTTCCGCGCGCCTGGATGGCAGCGGTCAAGTCAAGGTCACCTAA
- the tssC gene encoding type VI secretion system contractile sheath large subunit codes for MSTSAAQEKSAASGEYSILDSIIAETRLTPDDEAYDIAKRGVSAFIEELLKPQNNGEPVKKAMVDRMIAEIDAKLSRQMDEILHHPDFQALESSWRGLQLLVDRTNFRENIKIEILNVSKEDLLDDFEDSPEVMQSGLYKHIYTAEYGQFGGQPVGAIIANYYMSPSSPDVKLMQYVASVSCMSHAPFIAAAGPKFFGLESFTGLPDLKDLKDHFEGPQFAKWQSFRTSEDSRYVGLTVPRFLLRNPYDPEENPVKSFVYKETVANSHEHYLWGNTAYAFGTKLTDSFAKFRWCPNIIGPQSGGAVEDLPLHHFESMGEIETKIPTEVLVSDRREYELAEEGFISLTMRKGSDNAAFFSASSVQKPKFFGISAEGKAAELNYKLGTQLPYMMIVNRLAHYLKVLQREQLGSWKERTDLELELNKWIRQYVADQENPSAEVRGRRPLRAAQVIVSDVEGEPGWYRVSLNVRPHFKYMGADFTLSLVGKLDKE; via the coding sequence ATGAGCACTAGCGCAGCACAAGAGAAGAGCGCCGCCAGCGGCGAATACAGCATTCTCGACAGCATCATCGCCGAAACCCGTCTGACCCCGGACGACGAAGCCTACGACATCGCCAAGCGTGGCGTGTCGGCGTTCATCGAAGAGCTGCTCAAGCCGCAGAACAACGGTGAGCCGGTCAAGAAAGCCATGGTTGACCGCATGATCGCCGAGATCGATGCCAAGCTCAGCCGTCAGATGGACGAGATCCTGCACCACCCGGATTTCCAGGCGCTGGAATCGTCGTGGCGTGGCCTGCAGTTGCTGGTCGACCGCACCAACTTCCGCGAAAACATCAAGATCGAAATCCTCAACGTCTCCAAAGAAGACCTGCTGGACGATTTCGAAGATTCGCCGGAAGTCATGCAGTCGGGCCTGTACAAGCACATCTACACCGCTGAATACGGCCAGTTCGGTGGTCAGCCGGTGGGCGCAATCATCGCCAACTACTACATGTCGCCAAGCTCGCCAGACGTCAAGCTGATGCAGTACGTGGCCAGCGTTTCGTGCATGTCCCACGCGCCGTTCATCGCTGCCGCCGGGCCGAAATTCTTCGGCCTGGAAAGCTTCACCGGCCTGCCGGATCTGAAAGATCTGAAAGACCACTTCGAAGGTCCGCAATTCGCCAAATGGCAGAGCTTCCGTACCTCGGAAGACTCGCGCTACGTTGGCCTGACCGTGCCGCGTTTCCTGCTGCGCAACCCGTACGATCCGGAAGAAAACCCGGTGAAATCGTTCGTGTACAAGGAAACCGTTGCCAACAGCCACGAGCACTACCTGTGGGGCAATACGGCTTACGCGTTCGGCACCAAGCTGACCGACAGCTTCGCCAAATTCCGCTGGTGCCCGAACATCATTGGCCCGCAGAGCGGTGGCGCGGTTGAAGACCTGCCTTTGCACCATTTCGAAAGCATGGGCGAAATCGAAACCAAGATTCCTACCGAAGTATTGGTCTCCGACCGTCGTGAATACGAACTGGCCGAGGAAGGCTTCATTTCCCTGACCATGCGCAAAGGCTCCGACAACGCGGCGTTCTTCTCCGCCAGTTCGGTGCAGAAGCCGAAGTTCTTCGGCATCAGCGCAGAAGGCAAGGCCGCAGAGCTGAACTACAAGCTCGGCACCCAACTGCCGTACATGATGATCGTCAACCGTCTGGCTCACTACTTGAAAGTGCTGCAGCGCGAGCAACTCGGTTCGTGGAAAGAGCGTACCGACCTCGAGCTGGAACTGAACAAGTGGATCCGTCAGTACGTTGCCGACCAGGAAAACCCGAGCGCCGAAGTCCGTGGCCGTCGTCCGCTGCGCGCTGCGCAAGTGATCGTCAGCGACGTTGAAGGCGAGCCGGGCTGGTACCGCGTGAGCTTGAACGTGCGTCCGCACTTCAAGTACATGGGTGCCGATTTCACCCTGTCGCTGGTTGGCAAGCTGGACAAAGAGTAA
- the tssB gene encoding type VI secretion system contractile sheath small subunit, with protein sequence MAKEGSVAPKERINVTFKPATGGAQEEIELPLKLLAIGDYTHRKDDRKIEDRKPISIDKMTFDEVLAKQELGLTLSVPNRLQEDGEAEELAVQLRVNSMKDFNPASLVEQVPELKKLMELRDALVALKGPLGNAPAFRKAIEGVLADDESRGRVLGELGLNAAAPDA encoded by the coding sequence ATGGCCAAAGAAGGCTCGGTAGCCCCCAAGGAACGCATCAACGTCACCTTCAAACCCGCCACCGGCGGTGCTCAGGAAGAGATTGAACTGCCGCTGAAGCTGCTGGCAATCGGTGACTACACCCACCGCAAGGACGATCGCAAAATCGAAGATCGCAAGCCGATCAGCATCGACAAGATGACCTTCGACGAAGTGTTGGCCAAGCAAGAGCTGGGTCTGACGCTGAGCGTGCCGAACCGTCTGCAGGAAGATGGCGAGGCTGAAGAGCTGGCCGTGCAATTGCGCGTCAATTCGATGAAGGACTTCAACCCGGCCAGCCTGGTCGAGCAAGTGCCTGAGCTGAAAAAACTGATGGAACTGCGCGATGCGCTGGTGGCCCTCAAAGGCCCGCTGGGTAACGCACCTGCGTTCCGTAAAGCGATCGAAGGCGTGCTCGCCGACGACGAATCCCGCGGTCGCGTACTCGGTGAGCTGGGCCTGAACGCCGCAGCCCCGGACGCCTGA